One genomic window of Niveibacterium sp. SC-1 includes the following:
- the acnB gene encoding bifunctional aconitate hydratase 2/2-methylisocitrate dehydratase, with protein sequence MLEAYRQHVAERAALGIPPLALDAKQTADLIELLKSPPAGEGEFLVDLITHRVPPGVDDAAKVKASFLAAVAHGDVASPLIDKAKATELLGTMVGGYNVKPLIDLLDDAALAAIAAAGLKKTLLMFDYFHDVAEKAKAGNTQAKEVVQSWADAEWFTSRPEVPARMTLTVFKVPGETNTDDLSPAPDAWSRPDIPLHGLAMLKNTRADAPFKPEEDGKRGPIKLIQDLAAKGKPVAYVGDVVGTGSSRKSATNSVLWWTGEDIPFVPNKKFGGVCLGGKIAPIFFNTQEDAGALPVEIDVSQMDLGDEIELKVDHASGKVTALKNGATIAESQLKTLVLLDEVRAGGRINLIIGRSLTAKAREFLGLPVSTLFRLPQNPADSGKGFTLAQKMVGRAVGLPEGQGVRPGTYCEPRMTSVGSQDTTGPMTRDELKDLACLGFSADLVMQSFCHTAAYPKPVDVKTHRELPKFISNRGGIALRPGDGVIHSWLNRMLLPDTVGTGGDSHTRFPVGISFPAGSGLVAFAAATGVMPLDMPESVLVRFKGSMDEAQKRGVTLRDLVHAIPLYAIKQGLLTVAKAGKINEFSGRILEIEGLPDLKVEQAFELSDASAERSAAGCTVRLNKAPIVEYMRSNIVLLKNMIADGYADKRTLERRIQKMEDWIVNGELLAPDANAEYAHVIEIDLADIQEPILCCPNDPDDAKALSEVAGTKIDEVFIGSCMTNIGHFRAASKLLEGKRDIPVKLWVAPPTKMDASELTKEGHYGVFGSAGARTEMPGCSLCMGNQAQVREGATVVSTSTRNFPNRLGKNTNVFLASAELAAIASKLGRIPTVAEYHADMGVINADAGKVYRYMNFDQIPEYVENAESVTV encoded by the coding sequence GTGCTTGAAGCGTATCGCCAACACGTCGCCGAGCGCGCTGCGCTGGGCATTCCGCCCCTCGCGCTGGATGCAAAGCAAACCGCCGATCTGATCGAACTGCTGAAGAGCCCGCCCGCCGGCGAAGGCGAATTCCTGGTTGATCTGATCACCCATCGCGTGCCGCCGGGCGTGGATGATGCCGCCAAGGTGAAAGCCTCCTTCCTCGCTGCCGTCGCCCACGGCGATGTCGCCTCCCCGCTGATCGACAAGGCCAAGGCCACCGAGCTGCTGGGCACCATGGTGGGCGGCTACAACGTCAAGCCGCTGATCGACCTGCTGGACGACGCAGCACTCGCCGCGATCGCCGCGGCCGGTCTGAAGAAGACCCTGCTGATGTTCGACTACTTCCACGACGTGGCCGAGAAGGCCAAGGCCGGCAACACGCAGGCCAAGGAAGTCGTACAGAGCTGGGCCGACGCCGAATGGTTCACCTCGCGCCCCGAAGTACCGGCGCGCATGACGCTCACCGTGTTCAAGGTGCCCGGCGAAACCAACACCGACGACCTCTCGCCCGCACCCGACGCCTGGAGCCGCCCGGACATCCCGTTGCACGGTCTCGCGATGCTCAAGAACACGCGCGCCGACGCGCCCTTCAAGCCGGAAGAAGACGGCAAGCGCGGCCCGATCAAGCTGATCCAGGATCTCGCCGCGAAGGGCAAGCCCGTCGCCTATGTGGGTGACGTGGTCGGTACCGGTTCCTCGCGCAAGTCCGCGACGAACTCCGTGCTGTGGTGGACCGGCGAGGACATCCCCTTCGTGCCGAACAAGAAGTTCGGTGGCGTGTGCCTGGGTGGCAAGATCGCCCCCATCTTCTTCAACACCCAGGAAGACGCCGGCGCCCTGCCGGTCGAGATCGACGTTTCCCAGATGGATCTGGGCGACGAGATCGAGCTCAAGGTCGACCACGCCAGTGGCAAGGTCACCGCCCTGAAGAACGGCGCCACGATCGCCGAATCGCAGCTCAAGACCCTGGTGCTGCTCGACGAAGTGCGCGCCGGCGGCCGTATCAACCTGATCATCGGCCGCAGCCTCACCGCCAAGGCGCGTGAATTCCTGGGCCTGCCGGTCTCCACGCTCTTCCGCCTGCCGCAGAACCCGGCCGATTCCGGCAAGGGTTTCACGCTGGCGCAGAAGATGGTCGGCCGCGCCGTCGGCCTGCCTGAAGGCCAGGGCGTGCGTCCGGGCACCTACTGCGAACCCAGGATGACCTCGGTCGGCTCGCAGGACACTACCGGTCCGATGACCCGCGACGAACTCAAGGACCTTGCCTGCCTCGGCTTCTCCGCCGATCTGGTGATGCAGTCCTTCTGCCACACCGCCGCGTATCCGAAGCCGGTCGACGTCAAGACGCACCGCGAGCTGCCCAAGTTCATCAGCAACCGCGGCGGCATCGCGCTGCGCCCGGGCGATGGCGTGATCCACTCCTGGCTCAACCGCATGCTGCTACCCGACACCGTCGGCACTGGCGGTGACTCGCACACCCGCTTCCCGGTCGGCATCAGCTTCCCGGCCGGCTCGGGCCTCGTGGCCTTCGCCGCGGCCACCGGCGTGATGCCGCTGGACATGCCGGAATCCGTGCTGGTGCGCTTCAAGGGTTCGATGGACGAAGCCCAGAAGCGTGGCGTGACCCTGCGTGACCTCGTGCATGCCATCCCGCTGTACGCCATCAAGCAAGGTCTGCTGACGGTCGCCAAGGCTGGCAAGATCAACGAGTTCTCCGGCCGCATCCTGGAGATCGAAGGCCTGCCCGACCTGAAGGTGGAGCAAGCCTTTGAACTCTCCGACGCCTCGGCCGAGCGCTCGGCGGCCGGCTGCACGGTGCGCCTGAACAAGGCCCCGATCGTCGAGTACATGCGCTCGAACATCGTGCTGCTCAAGAACATGATCGCCGACGGCTACGCCGACAAGCGCACGCTGGAACGCCGCATCCAGAAGATGGAAGACTGGATCGTCAACGGTGAACTGCTCGCCCCGGATGCCAACGCCGAATACGCACACGTCATCGAGATCGACCTGGCCGACATCCAGGAGCCCATCCTGTGCTGCCCCAACGACCCGGACGACGCCAAGGCGCTCTCCGAAGTCGCCGGTACCAAGATCGACGAAGTGTTCATCGGCTCATGCATGACCAACATCGGCCACTTCCGCGCCGCCTCCAAGCTGCTCGAAGGCAAGCGAGACATCCCGGTGAAGCTGTGGGTCGCGCCGCCGACCAAGATGGACGCCTCCGAGCTGACCAAGGAAGGCCACTACGGCGTCTTCGGCAGCGCAGGCGCACGCACCGAAATGCCCGGCTGCTCGCTGTGCATGGGCAACCAGGCACAGGTGCGTGAAGGCGCGACGGTGGTGTCCACCTCCACGCGCAACTTCCCGAACCGCCTGGGCAAGAACACCAATGTGTTCCTTGCCTCGGCAGAGCTGGCCGCCATCGCCTCGAAGCTCGGTCGCATCCCGACCGTGGCCGAGTACCACGCCGACATGGGCGTCATCAACGCCGATGCCGGCAAGGTGTACCGCTACATGAACTTCGACCAGATCCCGGAGTACGTCGAGAACGCCGAAAGCGTGACCGTCTGA
- a CDS encoding aldolase/citrate lyase family protein — protein sequence MSLDSALLHPNAVLFAGSRALPVIPAVDHYCGSEKLMRKSLALQQELGPVFDITLDCEDGAVAGREREHAELVAQMLSSEDNRHGRVGARIHDVTHPHWRDDMRTIVGGAGGRLAYLALPKSRNVRDVVEVLQALREEEATHDIHRPIPLHVLIETHGALRDVWQIAALPGVQSLDFGLMDFVSEHQGAIPASAIESPGQFEHPLVVRAKSEVAAAAHAYGLVPTHNVTTVLDSDSVPREDARRARQSFAYLRMWSIHPAQIRPILEGMRPTAGEVEAACAILVQAQRADWGPIRVGARLHDRGSFRHYWNLLLRARSTGMDIPEEATHRFFADAASGS from the coding sequence GTGAGTCTCGACTCCGCCCTCCTCCATCCGAATGCCGTGCTGTTCGCCGGCAGCCGCGCGCTGCCGGTCATTCCCGCGGTAGACCACTACTGCGGCAGCGAAAAGCTGATGCGCAAGTCACTGGCGCTGCAGCAGGAGCTGGGCCCCGTCTTCGACATCACCCTAGATTGCGAGGATGGCGCGGTCGCCGGCCGCGAGCGCGAGCATGCCGAGCTCGTCGCGCAGATGCTCTCCAGCGAAGACAACCGCCACGGCCGCGTGGGCGCACGCATCCACGACGTTACCCACCCGCATTGGCGCGATGACATGCGCACCATCGTGGGTGGCGCCGGAGGGCGGCTCGCGTACCTCGCGCTGCCGAAATCCCGCAACGTCAGGGACGTGGTCGAAGTGCTGCAGGCGCTGCGCGAGGAAGAAGCCACGCACGACATCCACCGGCCGATTCCCCTGCATGTCCTGATCGAAACCCACGGCGCGCTGCGTGACGTCTGGCAGATCGCGGCCTTGCCGGGTGTCCAGTCGCTGGACTTCGGCCTGATGGATTTCGTTTCCGAGCATCAGGGCGCGATCCCCGCCTCGGCAATCGAATCTCCCGGCCAGTTCGAGCATCCGCTGGTGGTCCGCGCCAAGAGCGAGGTTGCCGCCGCCGCGCACGCCTACGGCCTGGTGCCCACCCACAACGTGACCACCGTGCTCGACAGCGACTCGGTGCCGCGCGAAGACGCGCGCCGAGCCCGCCAGAGTTTTGCCTATCTGCGCATGTGGAGCATCCATCCCGCCCAGATCAGGCCGATCCTGGAAGGCATGCGCCCGACCGCGGGCGAGGTCGAGGCCGCATGCGCCATCCTCGTGCAGGCGCAGCGGGCCGACTGGGGTCCGATCCGGGTCGGTGCCCGCCTGCATGACCGCGGTTCCTTCCGCCATTATTGGAACCTGTTGCTGCGCGCGCGCAGTACCGGCATGGACATCCCGGAAGAGGCAACGCACCGCTTCTTCGCGGATGCGGCGTCAGGCTCATGA
- a CDS encoding malate dehydrogenase, with the protein MAKAPIRVTVTGAAGQIGYALLFRIASGEMLGKDQPVILQLLDLPQAQKALKGVMMELEDCAFPLLAGMIATDDPAVAFKDAQAALLVGARPRGPGMERKDLLAENAKIFTVQGAAIGQFADPACRVLVVGNPCNTNAYIAKESAKKFGRVPSKNFTAMLRLDHNRALSQLANKAGRTVASLKSLVVWGNHSPTMYADYRFVTSNGDKVKDLINDEAWNRDTLLPTVGKRGAAIIEARGLSSAASAANAAIDHMRDWFLGSNGEWVTMGIESDGSYGIPAGMIYGFPVVTSNGEYKLVEGLEIDEFSREKMNLTLKELEEERAGVQDLLG; encoded by the coding sequence ATGGCCAAAGCTCCCATTCGTGTCACGGTTACCGGCGCTGCCGGCCAGATCGGTTACGCCCTGCTGTTCCGCATCGCCAGCGGAGAAATGCTCGGCAAGGATCAACCGGTCATCCTGCAGCTGCTCGATCTGCCGCAAGCCCAGAAGGCGCTCAAGGGCGTCATGATGGAACTGGAAGACTGCGCCTTCCCGCTCTTGGCCGGCATGATCGCCACTGACGATCCGGCCGTGGCCTTCAAGGATGCGCAAGCGGCACTGCTCGTCGGCGCCCGTCCGCGTGGCCCGGGCATGGAACGCAAGGACCTGCTCGCCGAAAACGCCAAGATCTTCACCGTGCAAGGTGCCGCTATCGGCCAGTTTGCCGACCCGGCCTGTCGCGTGCTGGTGGTGGGCAACCCCTGCAACACCAACGCCTACATCGCCAAGGAAAGCGCCAAGAAGTTCGGTCGCGTTCCGTCGAAGAACTTCACTGCGATGCTGCGCCTGGACCACAACCGCGCGCTGTCGCAACTGGCCAACAAAGCCGGCCGCACCGTCGCCTCGCTCAAGAGCCTGGTCGTCTGGGGCAACCACTCGCCGACCATGTATGCCGACTACCGCTTCGTCACATCCAACGGCGACAAGGTCAAGGACCTGATCAACGACGAAGCCTGGAACCGCGACACCCTGCTGCCCACCGTGGGCAAGCGTGGCGCCGCCATCATCGAAGCCCGCGGCCTGTCCTCCGCAGCCTCGGCGGCCAACGCCGCGATCGACCATATGCGTGACTGGTTCCTCGGCTCCAATGGCGAATGGGTCACCATGGGCATCGAGTCCGATGGCTCCTACGGCATCCCGGCCGGCATGATCTACGGCTTCCCGGTCGTCACCAGCAACGGCGAATACAAGCTGGTCGAGGGACTGGAAATCGACGAGTTCTCGCGCGAGAAGATGAATCTCACGCTCAAGGAGCTCGAAGAAGAGCGCGCCGGCGTGCAGGACCTGCTGGGCTGA
- a CDS encoding GntR family transcriptional regulator, which yields MSFESPTFAPLYRQIKSLMIQALESGEWRPGQMIPSEQELASRFNVSQGTVRKAIDEMAADNYLIRRQGKGTFVASHSDPRALFRFLRLTPINGDIVPLQSEPLDCWRAKAGQEASRNLAIEPGVPIIIVRRVLKHDAKPILVDEIYLPGDVFQGLNIEMLKDWRGSIYGLFESRFGVRMLSAREKIRAVAADRNVAETLGVAEGVPLLSVERVAFTYGDKPLEWRRGLYSTAEHYYLNELS from the coding sequence ATGTCCTTCGAATCCCCGACCTTTGCGCCGCTCTATCGCCAGATCAAGAGCCTGATGATCCAGGCGCTGGAGTCGGGTGAGTGGCGCCCTGGGCAAATGATTCCGAGCGAGCAGGAGCTTGCCTCGCGCTTTAACGTGAGTCAGGGGACCGTACGCAAGGCGATCGACGAAATGGCGGCGGATAACTACCTGATCCGTCGTCAGGGCAAGGGCACCTTCGTTGCCTCCCATTCTGATCCGCGTGCGCTGTTCCGTTTCCTGCGCCTGACGCCCATCAATGGCGACATCGTCCCGCTGCAGAGCGAGCCGCTCGATTGCTGGCGGGCCAAAGCCGGCCAGGAAGCGTCCCGCAATCTCGCGATCGAGCCCGGTGTGCCGATCATCATCGTCCGCCGCGTGCTCAAGCACGATGCGAAGCCGATCCTGGTCGACGAGATTTATCTGCCTGGCGACGTCTTTCAGGGCTTGAACATCGAGATGCTGAAAGATTGGCGCGGTTCCATCTACGGCTTGTTCGAGAGTCGCTTCGGGGTCCGCATGTTGAGCGCACGCGAGAAGATCCGCGCCGTGGCTGCGGACCGCAACGTGGCGGAAACGCTTGGCGTGGCTGAGGGCGTTCCTTTGCTGTCGGTCGAGCGTGTCGCGTTTACGTATGGCGACAAGCCTCTCGAATGGCGGCGCGGGCTGTATTCGACGGCCGAGCACTACTACCTGAACGAATTGAGCTGA
- the sdhC gene encoding succinate dehydrogenase, cytochrome b556 subunit gives MSDAVAKKPRPKHLNLMVIRQPLPAIISILHRVSGAGLFLLLPLLLWFFSASFNDPYTASAIFGHPLVKLVLFGLLWAFLHHFCAGIRFLLMDVHKGVELRKARASAWAVLAVSLPLTALIGAKLFLG, from the coding sequence ATGAGCGACGCAGTAGCCAAGAAACCCAGGCCCAAACATCTGAATCTGATGGTGATCCGCCAGCCGCTGCCGGCGATCATTTCCATCCTCCATCGCGTCAGTGGGGCGGGGCTCTTCCTGCTGTTGCCGCTGCTGCTGTGGTTCTTCTCGGCCAGCTTCAACGACCCCTACACCGCTTCGGCGATCTTCGGCCATCCCTTGGTCAAGCTGGTGCTCTTCGGCCTGCTGTGGGCCTTCCTGCATCACTTCTGCGCCGGCATCCGCTTCCTGCTGATGGACGTGCACAAGGGTGTCGAACTGCGCAAGGCGCGCGCCAGCGCATGGGCGGTGCTGGCCGTGAGCCTGCCGCTGACTGCGCTCATCGGCGCCAAGCTCTTCCTGGGCTGA
- the sdhD gene encoding succinate dehydrogenase, hydrophobic membrane anchor protein, with amino-acid sequence MNNRIVVGAHYGLRDWLAQRITACVMALYAVLFLVEVLLMPEYTALAWRTLFSGGFMKFATFLFWLALFYHAWIGVRDIFMDYIKPVGVRLALHCVVIFLLIGYAGWAAQIIWRL; translated from the coding sequence ATGAACAACCGAATCGTCGTCGGCGCGCACTACGGTCTGCGTGACTGGCTCGCTCAACGCATCACCGCCTGTGTGATGGCGCTCTATGCGGTGCTCTTCCTGGTCGAAGTGCTCCTGATGCCCGAATACACGGCGCTCGCCTGGCGCACGCTGTTCTCAGGCGGCTTCATGAAGTTCGCCACGTTCCTCTTCTGGCTCGCGCTCTTCTATCACGCGTGGATTGGCGTGCGCGACATCTTCATGGATTACATCAAGCCGGTCGGCGTGCGTCTTGCACTGCACTGCGTGGTGATTTTCCTCCTCATCGGTTATGCGGGCTGGGCGGCCCAGATTATTTGGAGGCTCTAA
- the sdhA gene encoding succinate dehydrogenase flavoprotein subunit: MKVAKRTFDAVIVGAGGAGMRAAIQLAESGLKTAVLSKVFPTRSHTVAAQGGVSASLGNSEPDHWHWHMYDTVKGSDWLGDQDAIEFMCRQAPEVVVELEHYGMPFDRLDNGKIYQRPFGGHMSNFGDKPVRRACAAADRTGHAMLHALYQRNVRANTQFFVEWMALDLLRAPDGRVLGVIALEMETSEIVVFQAKATLFATGGAGRIYASSTNAFINTGDGLGMAARAGIPLEDMEFWQFHPTGVAGAGVLITEGVRGEGGILRNNAGERFMERYAPNAKDLASRDVVSRAMVTEINEGRGCGPNKDHVLLDITHLDPKTILTRLPGIREISLQFANVDPIKEPIPVVPTCHYQMGGIPTNYRGEVVVDGATVPGFYAAGEAACASVHGANRLGTNSLLDLLVFGKSSGESMAEFVRKEGDALPEIPESEIDRALARVNRLDTQTGGANVHETRAAMQRVMQNHCGVFRFKDMLAQGVEKILEVERDVQRLEIKDKSKVWNTARVEALEVENLIEVAKATMISANARTESRGAHVRDDAPDTEATPNGRDDTNWLKHTLWHREGNRLDYKPVNLKPLSVDTIALKKRAY, from the coding sequence GTGAAAGTCGCCAAGCGTACGTTTGACGCAGTGATCGTCGGTGCTGGCGGCGCCGGCATGCGCGCCGCGATCCAGCTGGCGGAATCCGGCCTGAAGACGGCCGTGCTCTCCAAGGTGTTCCCGACGCGGTCGCACACGGTGGCGGCACAGGGCGGCGTTTCTGCCTCGCTGGGCAATTCCGAACCCGATCACTGGCACTGGCACATGTACGACACCGTCAAGGGGTCGGACTGGCTGGGCGACCAGGATGCGATCGAGTTCATGTGCCGTCAGGCGCCGGAGGTCGTGGTCGAGCTCGAACACTACGGCATGCCCTTTGACCGCCTGGACAACGGCAAGATCTACCAGCGCCCCTTCGGTGGCCACATGTCGAACTTCGGCGATAAGCCGGTGCGCCGCGCCTGTGCGGCCGCGGACCGTACCGGTCACGCGATGTTGCACGCGCTCTATCAGCGCAACGTGCGCGCCAACACGCAGTTCTTCGTCGAATGGATGGCGCTGGACCTCTTGCGCGCGCCGGACGGCCGCGTGCTGGGCGTGATCGCGCTGGAAATGGAAACCTCGGAAATCGTGGTCTTCCAGGCCAAGGCAACACTCTTCGCCACCGGCGGTGCCGGCCGCATCTACGCCTCTTCGACCAATGCCTTCATCAATACCGGTGACGGCCTGGGGATGGCGGCGCGCGCAGGCATTCCGCTGGAAGACATGGAATTCTGGCAATTCCACCCGACCGGCGTGGCCGGCGCGGGCGTGCTGATCACCGAAGGCGTGCGCGGCGAAGGCGGCATCCTGCGCAACAACGCGGGCGAGCGCTTCATGGAACGTTACGCGCCCAACGCCAAGGACCTGGCCTCGCGGGACGTCGTTTCCCGCGCGATGGTCACCGAGATCAACGAAGGCCGTGGCTGTGGGCCGAACAAGGACCACGTCCTGCTCGACATCACGCACCTGGATCCGAAGACGATCCTGACGCGCCTGCCGGGCATCCGCGAGATTTCGCTGCAGTTCGCCAACGTCGATCCGATCAAGGAGCCGATCCCGGTCGTGCCGACCTGTCACTACCAGATGGGCGGTATCCCGACGAACTACCGCGGCGAAGTGGTTGTCGATGGCGCCACGGTGCCGGGCTTCTACGCCGCGGGCGAAGCCGCCTGTGCCTCGGTGCACGGTGCAAACCGCCTCGGTACCAACTCGCTGCTCGACCTGCTGGTCTTCGGCAAGAGCTCGGGCGAATCGATGGCGGAGTTCGTGCGCAAGGAAGGCGATGCCCTGCCCGAAATCCCCGAGTCGGAAATCGATCGTGCGCTGGCGCGCGTGAACCGCCTCGACACCCAGACCGGTGGCGCCAACGTGCACGAGACCCGCGCCGCGATGCAACGCGTGATGCAGAACCACTGCGGCGTGTTCCGCTTCAAGGACATGCTGGCGCAGGGCGTGGAAAAGATCCTGGAGGTCGAGCGCGACGTGCAGCGCCTCGAGATCAAGGACAAGTCCAAGGTCTGGAACACCGCGCGCGTCGAAGCTCTGGAAGTCGAGAACCTGATCGAAGTGGCCAAGGCCACCATGATCTCGGCCAATGCGCGCACCGAATCGCGCGGCGCCCATGTGCGCGACGACGCCCCGGACACCGAGGCAACGCCTAACGGCCGCGACGACACCAACTGGCTCAAGCACACGCTGTGGCATCGCGAGGGCAACCGGCTCGACTACAAGCCAGTCAATCTCAAGCCGCTCTCCGTCGACACGATCGCGCTCAAGAAGCGCGCGTACTGA
- a CDS encoding succinate dehydrogenase iron-sulfur subunit — protein MASRNVRFQIYRYDPDKDAAPYMQDVTIELDASDRKLLDALVKIKAQDDSLSLRRSCREGVCGSDAMNINGKNGLACLTDIDSLKQPIALRPLPGLPVIRDLIVDMTQFFKQYHSITPYVINNDPPPERERLQSPEEREELNGLYECILCASCSTACPSFWWNPDKFVGPAGLLAAYRFIADTRDQATSERLDNLEDPYRLFRCHTIMNCADVCPKHLNPTAAIGKIKDMMVRRAV, from the coding sequence ATGGCAAGCCGTAACGTCCGTTTCCAGATCTATCGCTACGATCCGGACAAGGACGCAGCTCCTTACATGCAGGACGTCACGATCGAACTCGACGCGTCCGATCGCAAGCTGCTCGACGCCCTGGTCAAGATCAAGGCGCAGGACGACTCCCTCTCGCTGCGCCGCTCCTGCCGTGAAGGCGTGTGCGGTTCGGACGCGATGAACATCAACGGCAAGAACGGTCTTGCCTGTCTGACCGACATCGACTCGCTCAAGCAGCCGATCGCCTTGCGCCCGCTGCCTGGCCTGCCGGTGATCCGCGACCTGATCGTGGACATGACGCAGTTCTTCAAGCAGTACCACTCGATCACGCCTTACGTGATCAACAACGATCCGCCGCCCGAGCGCGAGCGCCTGCAGTCGCCCGAAGAGCGCGAAGAGCTCAACGGCCTCTACGAGTGCATCCTGTGCGCGAGCTGTTCGACCGCCTGTCCCTCGTTCTGGTGGAACCCCGACAAGTTCGTCGGCCCGGCCGGCTTGCTGGCGGCCTATCGCTTCATCGCGGATACCCGTGACCAGGCCACGAGCGAACGGCTGGACAACCTTGAGGATCCGTATCGCCTGTTCCGCTGCCACACGATCATGAACTGCGCGGATGTGTGCCCGAAGCACCTGAATCCGACGGCAGCGATCGGCAAGATCAAGGACATGATGGTCCGCAGGGCGGTGTGA
- a CDS encoding succinate dehydrogenase assembly factor 2 gives MSVDQAQMLREQAKWRSRRGLLELDIFFTRYKKRHLETLSVEELERLLALLKTDDIELWNWVSGRETCPVTEWQELIAAIRAA, from the coding sequence TTGAGCGTCGATCAGGCCCAGATGTTGCGAGAGCAGGCGAAGTGGCGCAGCCGCCGCGGCCTGCTCGAGCTCGACATCTTCTTCACCCGCTACAAGAAGCGGCACCTGGAGACGCTGTCGGTCGAAGAGCTGGAGCGATTGCTCGCGCTGCTCAAGACGGACGACATCGAGCTGTGGAATTGGGTCAGCGGGCGGGAGACATGCCCGGTGACCGAGTGGCAAGAATTGATTGCCGCGATTCGCGCCGCTTGA
- the gltA gene encoding citrate synthase — translation MTTQRNATLTIDENSVEFPVMSGVLGPDVVDIRTLYGKTGQFTFDPGFLSTASCKSAITYIDGDKGELLYRGYPIEQLAEKCDFLETAYLLREGELPTVKQKDEFVTSIQRHTMVHEQLTRFYQGFRRDAHPMAVCVGVVGALSAFYHDAQDFSDHEHRTVSFHRIVAKMPTIVAMAYKYSTGEPFMYPRNDLGYTENFMHMMFGTPCEKYVPNPVLAKALDRILILHADHEQNASTSTVRLAGSSGANPFACISAGIACLWGPAHGGANEACLRMLEEIGDVSRVGEYIKRAKDKTDSFKLMGFGHRVYKNYDPRAKLMRETCHEVLHELGLHDSKLFKLAMELEKIALEDPYFVEKKLYPNVDFYSGIVQSALGIPTSMFTCIFALARTVGWMSQWEEMLTDPDYKIGRPRQLYVGAGRRDVTSIGLRK, via the coding sequence ATGACAACGCAACGCAACGCAACGCTGACCATCGATGAGAACAGCGTCGAATTCCCGGTGATGTCTGGCGTGCTGGGGCCGGACGTTGTCGACATCCGTACGCTCTATGGCAAGACCGGTCAATTCACTTTTGACCCGGGCTTCCTTTCGACCGCGAGCTGCAAGTCCGCGATCACCTATATCGATGGCGACAAGGGCGAACTGCTGTACCGCGGCTACCCGATCGAGCAGCTGGCCGAGAAGTGCGACTTCCTCGAGACCGCCTACCTGCTGCGCGAAGGCGAACTGCCCACCGTGAAGCAGAAGGACGAGTTCGTCACCTCGATCCAGCGCCACACCATGGTGCATGAGCAGCTCACCCGCTTCTATCAGGGTTTCCGCCGCGATGCGCACCCGATGGCAGTCTGCGTGGGCGTGGTGGGTGCCCTGTCGGCCTTCTACCACGATGCGCAGGACTTCTCGGACCACGAGCACCGCACGGTGTCCTTCCACCGCATCGTTGCCAAGATGCCGACGATCGTCGCGATGGCGTACAAGTACTCCACCGGCGAGCCCTTCATGTATCCGCGCAACGACCTGGGCTACACCGAGAACTTCATGCACATGATGTTCGGTACGCCCTGCGAGAAGTACGTGCCCAACCCCGTGCTCGCCAAGGCGCTGGACCGCATCCTGATCCTGCATGCCGACCACGAGCAGAACGCCTCGACCTCGACGGTGCGCCTGGCCGGTTCCTCGGGTGCCAACCCCTTCGCCTGTATCTCGGCCGGCATCGCCTGCCTGTGGGGTCCGGCACACGGCGGCGCGAACGAGGCCTGTCTGCGCATGCTCGAAGAGATCGGCGACGTGTCGCGGGTGGGCGAGTACATCAAGCGCGCGAAGGACAAGACTGACTCCTTCAAGCTGATGGGTTTCGGCCACCGCGTCTACAAGAACTACGACCCGCGCGCCAAGCTCATGCGCGAGACCTGCCACGAAGTCCTGCACGAACTCGGCCTGCATGACAGCAAGCTCTTCAAGCTCGCGATGGAGCTGGAGAAGATCGCGCTGGAAGACCCGTACTTCGTCGAGAAGAAGCTGTACCCGAACGTCGACTTCTACTCGGGCATCGTGCAGAGCGCGCTGGGCATTCCCACCTCCATGTTCACCTGTATTTTCGCGCTCGCGCGCACGGTGGGCTGGATGAGTCAGTGGGAAGAGATGCTGACCGATCCGGACTACAAGATCGGCCGCCCGCGCCAGCTCTACGTCGGCGCCGGTCGTCGCGACGTGACCTCGATCGGCCTGCGCAAATAA